A single genomic interval of Brevibacillus brevis harbors:
- a CDS encoding VOC family protein, with protein MKVNSFYPVILTEQMEASAKFYREHFGFEIIFEADWYVSLQNQSSTPSFELAILDPSHNTIPQGFRKPVAGGLILNFEVDDVDTEYERLIVKAGLPLHLDIRDEEFGQRHFITSDPNGILLDIIKVIPPSEVFAESYVDPV; from the coding sequence ATGAAAGTGAACAGCTTTTATCCTGTCATCTTGACAGAACAAATGGAGGCTAGCGCGAAGTTTTATCGAGAGCACTTTGGATTTGAAATTATTTTCGAAGCAGACTGGTATGTGAGCCTGCAAAATCAGAGCAGCACCCCGTCATTTGAGCTAGCCATCTTAGATCCTTCACACAACACGATTCCACAGGGTTTCCGAAAGCCAGTAGCTGGTGGTCTTATCCTTAATTTCGAAGTCGATGATGTTGACACTGAATACGAGAGACTTATTGTAAAAGCAGGTCTTCCTCTCCATCTCGACATTAGAGACGAGGAATTCGGTCAGCGGCATTTTATTACATCCGATCCGAACGGCATTTTACTTGATATCATAAAAGTAATCCCGCCTTCTGAAGTATTTGCTGAAAGTTATGTTGACCCTGTATAA
- a CDS encoding class I SAM-dependent methyltransferase — protein MAEEWFERSFREDYVLVYRHRDDSAADGEIANLLERLPVKDTGRVLDLCCGSGRHSRALARRGYEVVGVDLSPVLLQLAEEQNTYPQLSFARCDMRDIPFHDEFDIVVNLFTSFGYFSTDEENANVIRNMAQALKTKGEVVIDFLNAAYVIDNLVPHSTKEVSGMLIKEERWIQDGFVKKRILISDESSNEPREYMEQVRLFSAQQMISMLTEAGFEKIQVFGNYQFEEYVAHESPRMIFYAVKQ, from the coding sequence ATGGCAGAAGAATGGTTTGAACGCAGCTTTCGCGAAGATTATGTGCTTGTGTATCGTCATAGGGACGATTCGGCAGCAGATGGAGAGATCGCTAATCTGTTGGAAAGATTGCCGGTAAAGGACACAGGACGCGTACTTGATCTTTGCTGCGGGAGCGGGCGTCATTCGCGTGCGCTGGCTCGCCGGGGCTATGAAGTAGTTGGTGTGGATTTGTCGCCTGTTCTCTTACAGTTGGCTGAGGAACAAAACACCTATCCACAGCTAAGTTTTGCCCGCTGTGACATGCGCGACATTCCGTTTCACGATGAATTTGATATCGTGGTGAATTTGTTTACCAGCTTTGGTTATTTCTCCACAGATGAAGAAAATGCTAACGTTATTCGTAACATGGCACAAGCACTCAAAACAAAAGGTGAAGTAGTCATCGATTTCTTAAATGCAGCGTACGTTATCGATAATCTCGTGCCGCACTCTACAAAGGAAGTCAGTGGGATGTTGATTAAAGAAGAACGCTGGATTCAGGATGGATTTGTGAAAAAGCGGATACTGATTTCCGATGAATCGTCGAATGAACCGCGTGAGTATATGGAACAGGTTCGTTTGTTTTCTGCCCAGCAAATGATCTCGATGCTTACAGAGGCGGGATTCGAAAAAATTCAAGTATTTGGAAATTACCAATTTGAAGAATATGTGGCACATGAATCACCACGTATGATTTTTTATGCCGTGAAGCAATAG
- a CDS encoding 4a-hydroxytetrahydrobiopterin dehydratase: MSKLSLEQVKLYLSKVPGWKLVEDRMALSRTYHCRDFSTAVSFVNRVAEMLEHDNQHVEIHLAGGTVTFTLATREAKGLTGKDFALAQTISKVS, translated from the coding sequence ATGAGCAAGCTGTCTTTGGAACAGGTCAAATTGTATCTGAGCAAGGTACCTGGCTGGAAGCTGGTAGAAGACCGAATGGCGCTATCACGCACGTACCACTGTCGTGACTTTTCCACTGCGGTCAGTTTCGTCAACCGAGTGGCAGAAATGCTTGAGCATGACAATCAGCACGTGGAAATTCATTTGGCAGGTGGAACGGTCACGTTTACGTTAGCCACCCGCGAGGCAAAAGGTTTAACCGGCAAAGATTTTGCGTTAGCCCAGACCATTAGCAAAGTAAGCTAA
- a CDS encoding DUF3109 family protein, whose amino-acid sequence MKTKRAFRYVGTPDPMSDKEAYHCEKYIKKNKHSLVRAGQYLVDVTALQALFHLDCWNCRMVHRETCCEGGQPYAVEEWQIPIMEGEIPSISAGLQDESERNHWLAHGVWDRNEPPGTIRMRHGNCLFYQENNGRYGCAIHAYAEQAGREVEPLKPFSCQLYPIDLIETGEGILLTAVTTETSSFSRWGTDYLEQFYCASPARRKLATHIDDKLFALDGYRPAYEWNLPLLRYILQEHAERIESMLASSYRLER is encoded by the coding sequence ATGAAAACGAAGCGAGCTTTTCGTTATGTAGGCACGCCCGATCCCATGTCTGATAAAGAGGCGTACCACTGCGAAAAATATATAAAGAAAAACAAGCATTCCTTGGTGAGAGCGGGACAATATTTGGTTGATGTTACAGCCCTCCAGGCCTTGTTTCACTTGGACTGTTGGAATTGCAGGATGGTTCATCGCGAGACCTGCTGTGAGGGTGGACAACCTTACGCGGTAGAAGAGTGGCAGATTCCCATCATGGAGGGGGAAATCCCCTCTATCTCTGCTGGACTCCAGGATGAGTCTGAACGCAATCATTGGCTTGCGCATGGGGTTTGGGATCGCAATGAGCCTCCAGGAACCATTCGCATGCGACATGGCAATTGTCTTTTTTATCAAGAAAACAATGGGCGTTACGGCTGTGCGATCCATGCTTATGCCGAGCAGGCTGGTCGTGAAGTAGAGCCTCTCAAGCCATTTAGCTGTCAACTGTATCCAATCGATTTGATTGAGACAGGGGAAGGGATTCTGCTAACGGCGGTTACCACCGAAACGTCCTCCTTTTCCAGATGGGGTACGGATTATTTGGAGCAGTTTTACTGTGCCAGTCCGGCCCGCCGAAAGCTTGCCACGCATATAGATGACAAGCTGTTTGCTTTAGACGGCTATCGCCCAGCCTATGAGTGGAATCTCCCTTTGTTACGTTACATTTTGCAAGAACATGCAGAGAGAATAGAAAGCATGCTTGCGAGCAGCTATCGATTGGAACGTTGA
- a CDS encoding acyl-CoA thioesterase yields the protein MNVKTTQESRTIQASLVQPSDTNYHGTIFGGTMMAYIDEVAAIAAMRHSRRPVVTASIDSIDFLAPVKMGHSICLEAFVSSTGRTSMEVFVKVISENLQTGKRILTATSFLTFVALDEEGNPTDVPAISPETEEEERLMATADERKKMRKERKGNLQDFVSQLNIEKSI from the coding sequence ATGAACGTCAAGACAACTCAAGAATCTCGTACAATTCAGGCATCACTGGTTCAGCCATCTGATACAAATTACCATGGAACTATTTTTGGTGGTACGATGATGGCTTATATAGATGAGGTAGCTGCAATCGCTGCGATGCGACATTCGCGTCGCCCTGTTGTGACAGCATCGATTGACTCGATTGACTTTCTTGCTCCCGTCAAAATGGGACATTCCATCTGCCTGGAAGCATTTGTTTCCTCAACAGGCAGAACGTCTATGGAGGTTTTCGTAAAAGTCATCTCGGAAAATCTCCAAACTGGCAAGCGTATTTTGACCGCGACATCTTTTCTCACCTTTGTTGCCTTAGATGAGGAAGGGAATCCGACTGATGTACCAGCTATTTCCCCAGAAACAGAGGAAGAAGAGCGATTGATGGCCACTGCGGATGAGCGCAAGAAAATGCGCAAGGAACGAAAAGGGAATCTGCAAGATTTTGTGAGCCAATTGAACATCGAGAAAAGCATATAA